Below is a window of Impatiens glandulifera chromosome 2, dImpGla2.1, whole genome shotgun sequence DNA.
GTTCAATAAAGGCATATCATTAATACAGATAGTTTATGACCTCTCAAATTTGGAAATTTTAAGCATTGGACAAATCCATGTGAACCTTATATAACTGTCACCACCCAATCATCTTAATGTGGATATTAGACTATTAACACCCTCCACATAGTCTTTTAAACAGACCTATATATTTCTTCATTCCTGTCAGGAGGGTAAGCTACAACTATCGGCTCcacaaatataaattgttaaacAAGTCCATGTGATGTTCTTCAGTGGACCAAATTGCTCCTCACCAATTGATATTCAATACAGAACTCAGACCAATGCATTATTACCTCTGCATATATATCTCACCCAGCAACACAATCCAACCATCAAACTTCATCTTGTTCATAAACAATCAGTTCCTTCAATACCAAAGACTATAAAGTCTGAAATCATGGGTTTTCGCTTGCCAGTGATTGTTCAAGCCAAGAACACGATGCGTAGAGCTCTATCTACTCCAAAATCTTTCGATGTACCCAAAGGCCATCTTGCAGTATATGTTGGAGAAACAGAGAGGAAACGCTACATCGTTCCAATTTCATACTTGAAACATCCATTTTTTCAGAGCTTGCTGAACAAAGCAGAAGACGAGTTTGGGTTTGATCACCCAATGGGTGGTCTTACAATTCCCTGCGCAGAAGAAGATTTTATTGATATCACCAGCAGCTTGAATTAATGACCAGATGCAAAAACAAGACTGAAAGTATAGTTCTAACACAACTAACAAGAGAAAATTAGCTCAACATTTTTTTGTTCCAGTCTACTTTCATGACACTGAGAGTCAAATACAATATAGATGTATACACTTGTATCATTACTCTTTTGCAAGAAGATTATATAGAATTTGAATCTCTTTCAATTGCATAAAACTCtcacttatataatttattttcttggtTGGGTTTCATAGATTGACACCATACCCACATATAAAGAAAACATTTCATAGAATTGAGATTAGAGGAGAAGAGAGAAGCCTAATTTCTAGCACAATCTCTAGCAATCTGTTATCAATTCAAATCAAGTATATTTATACATTAGGGGTCTATGTaatcaaaatttcataattttcttcacagaaaaaaaaagaaaaggaagaacTGATATCCACTCTCTTTTGATTCAATATGGTTTATAAACTCTAAGCgcaaaagaaaacaaatctGGTTTATAAACTGGAAATTGTCTAACTTTATCTTTAACAAGCTAGTATTGTATCATgcaattaaaatgttttgagaTAGAAGTTGAATCGTCGATATGAGTATTGGTACAGCGACATAGCTGACTCGGAAAATCTTTTTGACTTTGAAATCCTTTGCAAAAACAAACAGATCAGCTGCTGACTGTTGCAATAACGCGTTTGCTGCATTGTAATAAAGATTATCTTTCAGGTGGCTCCTCCGCCAGCAATCTTAACTGAGTGTACATTTTGTTAAACATTACAAGTACCAGTAACTATCCTTTGATTCTATATATGACTGcaacttgacctaataataagTTGTCATCTAATTAATCAACTGTCCTAATGCCAGTTGGTGTCTCAGCACACCCCAAACCATAATGACCATTCATTTACCTGACCAACATGAtcgattataataatatatacatctGTCACCTcattcctctctctctctcttccttatCTTAAAGTCTTTCCAACTCCAAGCCTTCAACAATAAAAGTCCTATCTATATCTTGTCAGTTTGAAGAAGTCCTCATCCAAAGACAAAgccatgtgttctttacttctTTGCTTTGTTGGGCCAGGAAATCTGGCTTCTATTATTCCTTACTGTTGAATGTGTTGTGGGCAAGTCCATGTGATGCACCAAATCTGGTGTCAGTGTCTCTATCAATGGACTTATCATGTCAGTGAAGGCAACCATTGCTCTTTCTCTATATATTTGTTGAACTTTGATAGTCTAAGATCAAAACATCTTCTCTTTCAAGTGTTCTGCTCTTACAAGTTCTAAGAATCATTCTAACATCAAAATCCCATCTTTTCTTTGACAAAAAACAATCATCTCAAATATGGGAATTCGTTTGCCAATCATTGTTCAAGCCAAGAATGCAATTCGAAGGGCTCTATCTACTTCAACAACTTCAGAAGTACCCAGAGGATATCTTGCTGTATATGTGGGGGAAGAAGAGAGGAAACGCCACGTAGTGCCCATATCATATCTAAGCCATCCTTCATTCCAGAGATTGTTAAGACATGCAGAAGAGGAGTTCGGATTTGACCATCCAATGGGTGGCCTGACAATTCCTTGCAGAGAAGAAATCTTTGTTGGCATAACCTGCAACTTGACTTGTTCATAATAAGCACCAAAGAACAGAAGCTCCTAACTGGCATAAAGATTTCTAACTTGAATGACAACAAAGCTTGATCTCAACAGTTTTgggatatatatttttttctggGTCAACTCCGGTTTGTAATATAACACAAGTCTTCCAGTAGAAATCAATGTACATAGAAAGTCTCATTATACTTGCAAGATGAAGACAGttgagaattaaaaattaatttctttggCTTCCTTCCAAATTTATCATCTTTATTTTACTCTCTAGTCCCTTACCTATTAATATGAATCTGGCAATGAATTTATGCACAAAGAAACACGGAAGAAACTTGTATTTGGACTTGACAGAGTTTGAGCAAACCTGACACAGATATTATTGATATGATTTTAGCATAATATAGCAATTATGGATTTACTACTAATAAGAGAATGACATTAACTTGATGCAACTGTTGATGATGAATATATTGACAGCTGATGTAGGAAATTAACTAGATTTAACACTTGCatcaaatattaaaagagaaaaataattcaatGCCTACAATTACTCTAACTTGTATGAGGGGAAGCAATTACTTCACAAAACTATAAACATAACCAGTAAGTAGTCTGGTACAAATTTGTTCCAATAttcatattgttttttttttaaaaaaggtcaacttttattaaaatgatcGCAAGATACGTTCAAACGTTACAAAGGTGAAGGAAATCCAATATTCATATATCTAAATTCAAGTTCCCTTGGCAAACAGGGTTTATCAGGTGTTCTGCCATTATATTCTGAAAGGGACTTGCCATGGGTACAATGAAGGCATATCATTGTTTAACACTAATACAGATAGTTTCCGACCTCCAAATTCGGTAATTTTAAGCATTGGACAAAGCCATGTGATCCTTACATAACTGTCACCGCCAAAtcaatttaatgtaaatattacACTACTAAAAACTTTAACATCCTCCACATAGTTTTCTAAACAAGCCTATATATCTTATTTCCTGTCAGGAGGGTAAGCTACAACTACCGGTtccacatataataataaattttgttagacaAATCCATGTGATGTTCCCATGATGTGTGTTCTTCAGTGGATCAAATTGCTCTTTACCAACtgatatttaataaagaaaTCAGACCAATGCATTATTAACTCTACATATATATATCACCCAGCAACACAATCCAACCATCACACTTCATCTCTTTTTCATAAACAATCAGTTGCTCCAATACCAACAACAGTTACTAGTCTGAAATCATGGGTTTTCGCTTGCCGGTGATTGTTCAAACCAAGAACACGATTCTTAGGGCTC
It encodes the following:
- the LOC124927584 gene encoding auxin-responsive protein SAUR21-like, with the translated sequence MGFRLPVIVQAKNTMRRALSTPKSFDVPKGHLAVYVGETERKRYIVPISYLKHPFFQSLLNKAEDEFGFDHPMGGLTIPCAEEDFIDITSSLN
- the LOC124927583 gene encoding auxin-responsive protein SAUR21-like, with the translated sequence MGIRLPIIVQAKNAIRRALSTSTTSEVPRGYLAVYVGEEERKRHVVPISYLSHPSFQRLLRHAEEEFGFDHPMGGLTIPCREEIFVGITCNLTCS